A window of Azospirillum lipoferum 4B contains these coding sequences:
- a CDS encoding helix-turn-helix transcriptional regulator, with protein MAAAFQSNLHLRYVPMPEKPDVLVLRSPRGTVGVARVRCQSGGIGRFGSPEPEDAFLVSHHLSNFRSDVWVDGVLVEKPANIAGLTTIHDYRRTIDCHMHSAFDTLTFHLPRSLLESVCPDVRGSRLQDLAIEPSRPVKDPTVTALASAMLPALAFPERISLLYHDHLCSALATHLVTAYGRTNEVRSGGALAPWQEKRVKEMIAANLDGEIRLADLAAECRLSVGHFVRAFRRTANTTPYQWLLQRRIEHAKTLMRDGSQTLAGVALACGFADQSHFTRTFSRLVGVSPRAWQQRNAATPARRVKAAAGSEPSTHRQILQEAVAARI; from the coding sequence ATGGCCGCGGCCTTTCAGAGCAATCTCCACCTGCGCTACGTCCCGATGCCGGAAAAGCCCGACGTGCTGGTCCTTCGGTCGCCCCGCGGAACGGTGGGGGTCGCGCGGGTCCGTTGCCAGAGCGGCGGCATCGGCCGCTTCGGCAGTCCCGAGCCCGAGGATGCGTTCCTGGTCAGCCATCACCTGTCGAACTTCCGGTCCGACGTCTGGGTCGACGGCGTGCTGGTGGAAAAGCCCGCCAACATCGCGGGGCTGACCACCATCCACGATTACCGCCGCACCATCGATTGCCACATGCATTCGGCCTTCGACACGTTGACCTTCCATCTTCCCCGCTCGCTGCTGGAAAGCGTCTGTCCGGATGTCCGCGGCAGCCGGCTGCAGGATCTGGCGATCGAGCCGAGCCGCCCGGTGAAGGACCCGACCGTTACGGCGCTGGCCTCCGCCATGCTGCCGGCGCTGGCCTTTCCGGAGCGGATCAGCCTGCTGTACCACGATCATCTCTGCTCGGCGCTGGCGACCCATCTGGTCACCGCCTATGGCCGGACCAACGAGGTCAGGAGCGGCGGAGCGCTGGCGCCCTGGCAGGAAAAGCGGGTGAAGGAGATGATCGCCGCCAACCTGGACGGGGAAATCCGGCTGGCCGACCTCGCCGCCGAATGCCGGCTGTCGGTCGGCCATTTCGTCCGCGCCTTCCGCCGCACCGCCAACACCACCCCCTACCAGTGGCTGCTGCAGCGGCGGATCGAGCATGCCAAGACGCTGATGCGCGACGGGTCCCAGACGCTGGCCGGCGTGGCGCTGGCCTGCGGCTTCGCCGACCAGAGCCATTTCACCCGCACCTTCAGCCGCCTTGTCGGCGTCTCTCCCCGTGCCTGGCAGCAGCGCAATGCGGCGACGCCGGCAAGGCGGGTCAAGGCGGCGGCAGGTTCAGAACCGTCAACCCATCGGCAGATCCTTCAAGAAGCGGTCGCCGCCCGAATTTAG
- a CDS encoding response regulator transcription factor, which produces MPPPPAAQQPPSSATDDPLVLVVDDDDGMREAVVDLLRSVGIESRAFGSTAELLAAAAPDRPGCLILDVRLPGLGGLEFQTRLKSLGIALPIVFMTGFADVPMSVRAMKAGAADFLIKPFRDQDMLDAVEAAIARDRARRRERTAAMTVEAQAATLTPREREVMAAVVKGRLNKQIAGDLGISEVTVKLHRGKVMRKMLVRSVADLVRKAEMLTLEE; this is translated from the coding sequence ATGCCGCCGCCCCCCGCCGCGCAACAGCCGCCGTCATCGGCCACGGACGATCCGCTGGTTCTCGTCGTAGACGACGATGACGGCATGAGGGAGGCGGTGGTCGACCTGCTGCGGTCGGTCGGCATCGAAAGCCGCGCCTTCGGCAGCACCGCCGAACTGCTGGCGGCGGCGGCTCCCGACCGGCCGGGCTGCCTGATTCTCGACGTGCGGCTTCCCGGCCTGGGCGGGTTGGAATTCCAGACGAGATTGAAAAGCCTGGGCATCGCGCTGCCCATCGTTTTCATGACCGGCTTCGCCGACGTGCCGATGTCGGTACGGGCGATGAAGGCGGGAGCCGCGGATTTCCTGATCAAGCCCTTCCGCGACCAGGACATGCTGGACGCGGTGGAGGCCGCCATCGCCCGCGACCGCGCCCGGCGGCGCGAGCGGACCGCCGCCATGACGGTCGAGGCGCAGGCCGCGACCCTGACCCCGCGGGAGCGCGAGGTGATGGCCGCGGTGGTCAAGGGCCGGCTGAACAAGCAGATCGCCGGCGACCTCGGCATCAGCGAGGTGACGGTGAAGCTCCACCGCGGCAAGGTGATGCGGAAGATGCTGGTCCGCTCGGTCGCCGACCTCGTCCGCAAGGCGGAAATGCTGACCCTGGAGGAGTGA
- a CDS encoding sensor histidine kinase, with the protein MGASGGAGVVPGGSPMAGRPTERRLGILAIPLTFAVFVVDTFTDIESAIAVLYVLVLLLAATMLSRRGILRVAAGCGSLAVLSFLLSHRHDMDLSAVLRCGVSLSAILITGALLVRDHDSRALLVRANGALARSEKRYRAMFEQTRVSLWEQDFTAVTAALDALRAGGVTDLAAHVQAHPGWSREIGALIVTTNVNDATLELLGAAGRAQVLGPLERFLPEDDPAMPQVLLALWEGRDRFEGRAQLIAADGRVLTVLLGISFPDDGIGFDQVVVGIVDITQRERTQEALLAAQAELARAARAATLGALSASIAHELNQPLGAIVLNAQACLRWLRRDPPDIDTAAKAVDRMIRDGKRAAEIVQRTRGMLVKDARRDETIDLRQLVEEVAQLLERELAAAAAVLVTDFASDVPPVRGSRVGLQQVLINLVTNGLHAMAEAGSLRRDLIVTVDNSPEDIQGMAQVRVSVRDRGRGIDEGSRTRLFDPFFTTRPDGMGMGLAICRSTVESCGGTLSVHNHPEGGAVFEFTIPAAAPAPSTPSPPIPSPAPSSPIAPLAPVRED; encoded by the coding sequence ATGGGAGCGAGCGGAGGGGCGGGCGTCGTGCCGGGCGGTTCGCCCATGGCCGGTCGGCCGACCGAGCGCCGGCTCGGCATCCTTGCGATTCCGCTGACGTTTGCGGTGTTCGTCGTCGACACCTTCACCGACATCGAGAGCGCCATCGCCGTCCTCTATGTCCTGGTGCTCCTCCTGGCGGCAACCATGCTGTCGCGCCGGGGCATCCTGCGGGTGGCGGCCGGCTGCGGATCGCTGGCGGTGCTGTCCTTCCTGCTGTCGCACCGGCACGACATGGACCTGTCGGCGGTTCTGCGCTGCGGCGTGTCCCTCTCGGCCATCCTGATCACCGGTGCGCTGCTGGTGCGGGACCACGACTCGCGCGCGCTTCTTGTCCGGGCCAATGGGGCGCTGGCGCGCAGCGAAAAGCGCTACCGCGCCATGTTCGAGCAGACGCGCGTTTCCCTCTGGGAGCAGGATTTCACCGCTGTGACCGCAGCTCTCGACGCCCTGCGGGCCGGCGGCGTGACGGACCTCGCCGCCCATGTGCAGGCCCATCCCGGCTGGTCGCGGGAGATTGGCGCGCTGATCGTCACCACCAACGTCAACGACGCCACCCTCGAACTGCTGGGTGCAGCCGGCCGGGCGCAGGTGCTGGGGCCGCTCGAGCGTTTCCTTCCCGAAGACGACCCGGCGATGCCGCAGGTGCTTCTGGCTCTTTGGGAAGGGCGCGACCGGTTCGAAGGGCGGGCGCAGTTGATCGCCGCCGACGGGCGCGTCCTGACGGTGCTGCTCGGCATCAGCTTCCCGGACGACGGGATCGGCTTCGATCAGGTCGTGGTCGGCATCGTCGACATCACCCAGCGCGAACGCACGCAGGAGGCGCTGCTGGCCGCCCAGGCCGAACTCGCCCGCGCCGCGCGCGCCGCCACGTTGGGGGCCTTGTCCGCCTCCATCGCCCATGAGCTGAACCAGCCGCTGGGCGCCATCGTTCTGAACGCGCAGGCCTGCCTGCGCTGGCTGCGCCGCGACCCGCCCGACATCGACACCGCCGCCAAGGCGGTGGACCGCATGATCCGCGACGGCAAGCGGGCCGCCGAGATCGTGCAGCGGACGCGCGGCATGCTGGTCAAGGACGCCCGCCGTGACGAAACCATCGACCTGCGCCAGCTGGTGGAGGAGGTGGCGCAACTGCTGGAGCGAGAACTGGCTGCCGCCGCTGCCGTCCTGGTCACCGATTTCGCATCCGATGTTCCGCCGGTGCGGGGAAGCCGGGTCGGCCTGCAGCAGGTGCTGATCAACCTCGTCACCAACGGCCTGCACGCCATGGCGGAAGCCGGCAGCCTTCGGCGTGACCTGATCGTGACCGTCGACAACAGCCCCGAGGACATCCAGGGCATGGCGCAGGTGCGGGTCTCCGTGCGCGACCGTGGCCGGGGCATCGACGAGGGCAGCCGCACCCGCCTGTTCGATCCCTTCTTCACCACCCGGCCGGACGGCATGGGCATGGGGCTGGCGATCTGCCGCTCCACCGTCGAGTCCTGCGGCGGCACGCTGAGCGTCCACAACCATCCGGAGGGCGGCGCGGTGTTCGAGTTCACCATTCCCGCGGCGGCGCCCGCGCCATCCACCCCATCGCCGCCAATTCCATCGCCGGCGCCTTCATCGCCAATCGCGCCGCTGGCGCCGGTACGAGAGGACTGA
- a CDS encoding aldo/keto reductase, which produces MPDSAHFAPPGPLGFGGAPLGNMFEEVADDIAEATLDAAWDAGIRYFDTAPEYGPGISEHRFGHVLRNRPRDRFVLSTKVGRLLRADESKGGRHGPFVKGLPFRVDYDYTADGVRRSIEDSLQRLGMARIDIAYIHDCAEDAHGDRWLEVFDTAMKGAAVALTQLREEGVIRAWGLGVNRVEPCVMALERADPDVFLLAGRYSLLNQPALGELFPRCAERGVHVVVGGPYNSGLIAGGNTFEYQEASSDKIAARDRLAEIAGRHGVDLRAAALQFCAAHPVVASVIPGTKNPARVQENVQLMAQPIPADFWRELKASGVLPEQAPTPA; this is translated from the coding sequence ATGCCAGACAGCGCGCATTTCGCTCCGCCCGGCCCGCTCGGCTTCGGCGGCGCTCCCCTGGGCAACATGTTCGAGGAGGTGGCGGACGACATTGCCGAAGCCACGCTCGACGCCGCCTGGGACGCCGGTATCCGCTATTTCGACACCGCCCCCGAATATGGCCCCGGCATTTCGGAACACCGGTTCGGCCATGTGCTGCGCAACCGCCCGCGCGACCGGTTCGTGCTGTCCACCAAGGTCGGGCGCCTGCTCCGCGCCGACGAGAGCAAGGGCGGACGCCATGGCCCCTTCGTGAAGGGCCTGCCGTTCCGCGTCGATTACGATTACACCGCCGACGGCGTCCGCCGGTCCATCGAGGACAGCCTGCAGCGGCTGGGCATGGCGCGCATCGACATCGCCTATATCCACGACTGCGCCGAGGACGCCCATGGCGACCGCTGGCTTGAGGTGTTCGACACCGCCATGAAGGGGGCCGCCGTGGCGCTCACGCAATTGCGCGAGGAGGGGGTGATCCGCGCCTGGGGCCTGGGCGTCAACCGGGTGGAACCCTGCGTCATGGCGCTGGAGCGCGCCGACCCGGACGTCTTTCTGCTGGCCGGCCGCTACAGCCTGCTGAACCAGCCGGCGCTGGGTGAATTGTTCCCGCGCTGTGCGGAGCGCGGCGTGCATGTGGTGGTCGGCGGTCCCTACAACTCCGGCCTCATCGCCGGCGGCAACACCTTCGAGTATCAGGAGGCGTCATCCGACAAGATCGCCGCCCGCGACCGGCTGGCGGAGATCGCCGGCCGCCATGGCGTCGACCTGCGCGCGGCGGCCCTGCAGTTCTGCGCCGCCCATCCGGTCGTCGCCTCGGTCATTCCCGGCACCAAGAACCCGGCGCGGGTGCAGGAGAACGTCCAGCTGATGGCCCAGCCGATCCCCGCCGATTTCTGGCGGGAGCTGAAGGCGTCGGGCGTATTGCCGGAACAGGCGCCGACTCCCGCTTGA
- a CDS encoding MBL fold metallo-hydrolase, whose translation MRNPYWQGPVSSNFDGVRFFNPGEPDTDRSLRQLLRWQFGRRKVEWPGEVPVTPAVPEPEVDALRVTVVGHATALIQAPGLNILTDPVWSERASPVRFAGPKRATAPGIRFDDLPRIDAVLLSHNHYDHLDIDTLRRLHERDAPLVVTPLGNDAILRKHMPGMRTAAGDWWSRFELAAGTEVHIVPANHWSSRTVRDRRMALWGGFFLRMPAGTLYFAGDTGYGTGAAFKAIHRRLGGCDLALIPIGAYEPRWFMSAQHCDPEEAVRIMLDVGARKAVGIHWGTFALTDEAREEPPERLRATLAAHGIDSGRFEAAFPGMVVSA comes from the coding sequence ATGCGCAATCCCTACTGGCAAGGACCCGTCTCCTCGAACTTCGATGGGGTGCGCTTCTTCAATCCGGGAGAGCCGGACACCGACCGCTCGCTGCGCCAGCTGCTGCGCTGGCAGTTCGGCCGTCGGAAGGTCGAATGGCCGGGCGAGGTGCCGGTCACCCCCGCCGTACCGGAACCGGAGGTCGACGCGCTGCGCGTGACGGTGGTGGGGCATGCGACCGCGCTGATCCAGGCACCGGGGCTGAACATCCTGACCGATCCGGTCTGGTCGGAGCGGGCAAGCCCGGTGCGGTTCGCCGGGCCGAAGCGGGCGACGGCGCCGGGCATCCGGTTCGACGACCTGCCGAGGATCGACGCCGTCCTGCTGTCGCACAACCACTACGATCATCTGGATATCGACACCCTGCGGCGGCTCCACGAACGCGACGCGCCGCTGGTCGTCACGCCGCTCGGCAACGACGCCATTCTACGCAAGCATATGCCCGGTATGAGGACGGCGGCGGGCGACTGGTGGAGCCGGTTCGAGCTTGCGGCGGGGACGGAGGTCCACATCGTGCCGGCAAACCACTGGTCGTCGCGGACGGTGCGCGACCGGCGGATGGCTCTGTGGGGCGGCTTCTTCCTGCGCATGCCGGCCGGCACGCTCTATTTCGCCGGCGACACCGGCTATGGCACCGGCGCGGCCTTCAAGGCGATCCACCGGCGGCTCGGAGGCTGCGACCTCGCGCTGATCCCCATCGGCGCTTACGAGCCGCGCTGGTTCATGTCCGCCCAGCATTGCGACCCGGAGGAAGCGGTGCGGATCATGCTGGATGTCGGGGCGCGGAAGGCCGTCGGCATCCATTGGGGCACCTTCGCCCTGACCGACGAGGCGCGCGAGGAGCCGCCCGAACGGCTGCGCGCCACGCTGGCCGCCCATGGCATAGACTCCGGCCGGTTCGAAGCGGCCTTCCCCGGAATGGTGGTGAGCGCCTGA
- a CDS encoding diguanylate cyclase produces MKRAWVLATIGLIGLLNGVLGALLAAEREAALRSMVDVAALATANNAKHMDEVLEIVNRSMYMVSEFMRASERIAGLEDVDIHRLLVHQHRITPILRSMFVVSAEGHLRYDSRSSSPARIDLSDRDYVHHHLSGNADILFIGRPVISRISGEWVVPVSRRIEDRFGRLIGIIAAAIDPEVFFATLHASALPNGMQAAILSPSGYVFGCLPKSDCLGQPAADWPLFLQQSPAPGAVAASRRVSVMPDVVGPGAYEISPRYGMIAAAAIRTPDAIADWLSRLPAYFALDVVLSGGGAVLSAILYRQVARRRRAMQDLAEANARLEQRVAERTAALRCSEQRLTTFLATARDAMLVMDGNGTVQFLNPAATALFGYPADDVIGRNVDMILPGLSNDPAALSGSGCFDTHGWSRQGSGHELVARHRSGVEFPVELTLGRSDSDGEAIHVGVLRDIRERKLQEERLWELANLDALTGLLNRRAFMERGSALLEAGWRLGSPVSVLMIDADHFKAINDGFGHQAGDDVLRALAGILGSAVRSGDLLGRLGGEEFAIILPGTDVSGAEHVAERLLADVRGVRVPVPGSRRELTVTVSIGISVSGRRCRLDDLLAAADRALYVAKSAGRDRQASAA; encoded by the coding sequence ATGAAGCGCGCATGGGTCCTCGCGACCATCGGACTGATCGGCCTGCTCAACGGGGTGCTTGGCGCTCTGCTGGCGGCGGAGCGCGAGGCCGCCCTGCGCTCCATGGTGGATGTCGCCGCCCTTGCCACCGCCAACAACGCCAAGCACATGGACGAGGTGCTGGAGATCGTCAATCGCAGCATGTACATGGTGTCGGAGTTCATGCGCGCGTCGGAGCGGATCGCCGGGCTCGAGGACGTGGACATTCACCGGCTGCTCGTTCATCAGCACCGGATCACGCCCATCCTCCGCAGCATGTTCGTCGTCTCGGCGGAGGGGCACCTGCGCTACGATTCCCGGAGCAGCTCCCCTGCTCGCATCGATCTGTCCGACCGGGATTACGTTCACCACCATCTTTCGGGCAATGCCGACATCCTGTTCATCGGCAGGCCCGTCATCAGCCGTATCAGCGGCGAATGGGTCGTTCCGGTGAGCCGGCGCATCGAAGACCGCTTCGGCAGGCTGATCGGGATCATCGCGGCCGCCATCGATCCGGAGGTCTTCTTCGCCACCCTGCACGCCTCGGCGCTTCCGAATGGCATGCAGGCGGCCATCCTGTCCCCATCCGGCTATGTGTTCGGATGCCTTCCCAAATCCGATTGCCTGGGCCAGCCTGCCGCCGATTGGCCCCTTTTCCTTCAGCAATCGCCGGCACCCGGCGCCGTCGCAGCATCCCGGCGCGTTTCAGTGATGCCGGATGTGGTCGGACCCGGCGCCTATGAGATCAGCCCCCGCTACGGCATGATCGCGGCCGCTGCGATCCGCACGCCGGACGCGATTGCAGACTGGCTCAGCCGGTTGCCGGCCTACTTCGCCCTGGATGTCGTGCTCAGCGGCGGCGGAGCGGTTCTGTCCGCGATCCTCTACCGGCAGGTCGCCCGGCGGCGGCGCGCCATGCAGGATCTGGCCGAGGCGAACGCCCGGCTGGAGCAGCGGGTGGCGGAGCGTACGGCCGCCCTGCGGTGCAGCGAACAGCGGCTGACCACCTTCCTGGCGACGGCACGCGATGCGATGCTGGTGATGGACGGAAACGGCACGGTGCAGTTCCTCAATCCGGCGGCGACCGCCCTGTTCGGCTATCCGGCCGACGATGTGATCGGCCGGAACGTCGACATGATCCTGCCGGGGCTGTCGAACGACCCAGCCGCCCTGTCCGGGTCCGGCTGCTTCGACACCCATGGCTGGTCGAGGCAGGGCTCCGGCCACGAGCTGGTCGCCCGGCACCGCAGCGGCGTCGAATTCCCGGTCGAACTGACCCTGGGACGCTCGGATAGCGACGGGGAGGCGATCCATGTCGGCGTCCTGCGCGACATCCGCGAGCGCAAGCTGCAGGAGGAGAGGCTGTGGGAACTGGCGAATCTCGACGCCCTGACCGGCCTTCTGAACCGGCGCGCCTTCATGGAGCGCGGCAGCGCCCTGCTGGAGGCCGGTTGGCGCCTGGGCAGCCCGGTCAGCGTGCTGATGATCGACGCCGACCATTTCAAGGCGATCAATGACGGTTTCGGTCATCAGGCCGGCGACGACGTGCTGCGCGCTCTCGCCGGCATCCTCGGATCGGCGGTGCGCAGCGGCGACCTGCTGGGGCGCCTGGGGGGCGAGGAGTTCGCCATCATCCTGCCGGGGACCGACGTCAGCGGTGCCGAGCATGTGGCCGAACGGCTGCTGGCGGATGTCCGCGGGGTGCGGGTGCCGGTGCCGGGGAGCAGGCGGGAGCTGACCGTCACCGTCAGCATCGGCATCAGCGTGTCCGGGCGGCGTTGCAGGCTGGACGACCTGCTGGCGGCGGCCGACCGCGCGCTCTACGTTGCCAAGAGCGCCGGCCGCGACCGCCAAGCCTCCGCCGCCTGA
- a CDS encoding ATP-dependent DNA helicase: MQSDTPTDEQHRAIQAIDAWYTDDQAPQVFWLAGEAGTGKSKTTAFVLEHLQERRRLTDYVVGAPTGKAAQVLRQKGIEGAATLHSLLYAPRKDGDTGELFFARRSDGPLADADLIVCDEGSMIGDDVARDLLRTEKKILVIADDYQLPPVSGQGLFTSGEPDFRLTEPHRTARESPVIRLAHLLRRQEMPRRFGAVGKVHVLPLERSTQSLVMRPSSQAICGTHRVRTTYTKRMRSLLGHESVMPQTGERVICRRNQKDEGLYNGMIGTLTRPATEAQGRDAGLWSLGVQMEDEVRSRGKLMVHPWMFQAHYTEGMVQPRVGKDIQLYDWAWLITCHAAQGSEFPSVTVVDDSAAFREHRWRWLYTAVTRSRDELVLLLRNAALGGPWQLPDFDDCLPDRADAR; the protein is encoded by the coding sequence ATGCAATCCGATACGCCGACCGACGAGCAGCACCGCGCGATCCAGGCGATCGATGCATGGTACACGGACGACCAGGCGCCGCAGGTCTTCTGGCTTGCCGGAGAGGCGGGAACGGGGAAGAGCAAGACCACCGCCTTCGTGCTGGAGCATCTGCAGGAACGCCGTCGGCTGACCGATTATGTGGTCGGCGCGCCGACCGGCAAGGCCGCGCAGGTCCTGCGCCAGAAGGGCATCGAAGGTGCGGCGACCCTGCACTCGCTGCTCTACGCCCCGCGCAAGGACGGCGACACCGGCGAGCTGTTCTTCGCCCGCCGCAGCGACGGCCCGCTTGCCGACGCCGACCTGATCGTCTGCGACGAGGGGTCGATGATCGGCGACGACGTGGCCCGCGACCTTCTGCGGACGGAAAAGAAGATCCTGGTGATCGCCGACGACTATCAGCTGCCGCCGGTCTCCGGCCAGGGCCTGTTCACCAGCGGCGAGCCCGATTTTCGCCTGACCGAGCCGCACCGCACCGCGCGGGAAAGCCCGGTCATCCGGCTCGCCCACCTGCTGCGCCGGCAGGAGATGCCGCGCCGCTTCGGCGCCGTCGGCAAGGTCCATGTCCTGCCTTTGGAGCGCAGCACCCAGTCCCTGGTGATGCGGCCCTCGTCACAGGCGATCTGCGGCACCCACCGTGTCCGCACCACCTACACCAAGCGGATGCGCTCGCTTCTCGGCCACGAGTCGGTGATGCCGCAGACGGGGGAGCGCGTCATCTGCCGGCGCAACCAGAAGGACGAGGGGCTCTACAACGGCATGATCGGCACGCTGACCCGCCCGGCGACCGAGGCCCAGGGCCGCGACGCCGGCCTGTGGTCGCTCGGCGTGCAGATGGAGGACGAGGTGCGGTCACGCGGCAAGCTGATGGTCCATCCCTGGATGTTCCAGGCCCACTACACCGAGGGCATGGTCCAGCCGCGGGTGGGCAAGGACATCCAGCTCTACGATTGGGCGTGGCTGATCACCTGTCATGCCGCCCAGGGGTCGGAATTCCCGTCGGTCACAGTGGTGGACGATTCCGCCGCCTTCCGGGAACACCGCTGGCGCTGGCTCTACACCGCCGTCACCCGTTCGCGCGACGAACTGGTGCTTCTGCTGCGCAACGCCGCGCTCGGCGGCCCCTGGCAACTGCCGGATTTCGACGACTGCCTGCCGGACCGAGCGGACGCTCGATAA
- a CDS encoding HPF/RaiA family ribosome-associated protein — MRQPLQIAFRNIDPSPALEHLIREHAEKLDRFFGRILAKRVVFEVPHRHQHQGKQFTVQIAMTVPGEELVVHSDKSGGHGHETADAAIRDAFDAARRVLERFAERHRHEVKSHTPAPDAALS, encoded by the coding sequence ATGCGTCAACCGTTGCAGATCGCCTTCCGCAACATCGACCCGTCTCCCGCCCTGGAGCATCTGATCCGCGAGCATGCCGAAAAGCTCGACCGCTTCTTCGGCCGCATCCTGGCCAAGCGCGTGGTCTTCGAGGTTCCCCACCGCCACCAGCATCAGGGCAAGCAGTTCACCGTCCAGATCGCCATGACCGTCCCCGGAGAGGAACTGGTCGTCCACAGCGACAAATCCGGCGGCCATGGCCACGAGACCGCCGATGCGGCCATCCGCGATGCCTTCGACGCCGCCCGCCGTGTCCTGGAACGCTTCGCCGAGCGGCACCGGCACGAGGTGAAGTCCCACACTCCGGCGCCCGACGCCGCGCTGTCGTAA
- a CDS encoding putative sulfate exporter family transporter yields MPPDAAAPARPVPGRPVLTLVLAHIRTALPGIALCAAVMALAFAAVWGEARLFGEPWIEALVLAILIGTALRTMWTPSAFWRPGIAFSAKILLEVAVVLLGATVSAATILSAGPALLLGIAAVVLVTVAAGFGIGRLLGLPPRMALLVACGNAICGNSAIAAVAPVIDADSEDVAASIAFTAVLGVAVVLALPVIGLGLKLSGVQYGALAGLTVYAVPQVIAAAAPLGTTAVQVGTLVKLVRVLMLGPVCLILSLLAPRFDRNASDARRLATPPVHHLVPWFIQGFLAMIALRSLDLIPQAALMPMGHAATLLTVVSMAALGLGVDVRTVARAGGRVTAAVVLCLLMLGAVSLGLIHAIGLA; encoded by the coding sequence ATGCCCCCTGACGCCGCAGCACCCGCAAGGCCGGTGCCGGGACGCCCCGTCCTTACCCTCGTCCTTGCCCATATCCGCACCGCTCTGCCCGGCATCGCCCTGTGCGCCGCGGTGATGGCGCTGGCCTTCGCCGCCGTCTGGGGGGAGGCGCGGCTGTTCGGCGAACCGTGGATCGAGGCGCTGGTGCTGGCGATCCTGATCGGCACCGCGCTGCGAACGATGTGGACTCCGTCCGCGTTCTGGCGGCCGGGCATCGCCTTTTCCGCCAAGATCCTGCTGGAGGTGGCGGTCGTGCTGCTCGGCGCCACGGTCAGCGCCGCCACCATCCTGTCGGCGGGGCCGGCCCTTCTGCTGGGCATCGCCGCGGTGGTTCTGGTCACGGTGGCGGCGGGGTTCGGGATCGGGCGGCTGCTCGGCCTGCCGCCGCGCATGGCTCTGCTGGTCGCCTGCGGCAACGCCATCTGCGGCAATTCGGCCATCGCCGCGGTGGCGCCGGTGATCGATGCGGACAGCGAGGACGTCGCCGCCTCCATCGCCTTCACCGCCGTGTTGGGGGTGGCCGTCGTGCTGGCCCTGCCCGTGATCGGCCTGGGGCTGAAGCTGAGCGGCGTGCAGTATGGCGCGCTGGCGGGGCTGACGGTCTATGCCGTGCCGCAGGTGATCGCCGCCGCCGCCCCGCTGGGCACCACGGCGGTTCAGGTCGGCACGCTGGTGAAGCTGGTGCGCGTGCTGATGCTTGGGCCGGTCTGCCTGATTCTGTCGCTGCTGGCGCCGAGGTTCGACAGGAATGCGTCCGACGCCCGCCGTCTTGCAACGCCGCCGGTCCATCATCTGGTGCCGTGGTTCATCCAGGGCTTCCTGGCGATGATCGCCCTGCGCTCCCTCGACCTCATTCCGCAGGCAGCCCTGATGCCGATGGGGCATGCGGCGACGCTGCTGACCGTGGTGTCGATGGCGGCGCTCGGGCTGGGGGTCGATGTGCGGACGGTGGCGCGGGCGGGTGGGCGGGTGACCGCGGCGGTCGTCCTCTGCCTTCTCATGCTGGGCGCGGTCAGCCTGGGCCTGATCCATGCGATCGGCCTGGCCTGA
- a CDS encoding Lrp/AsnC family transcriptional regulator: MRSTTARPPDQLDDQDRAILRILQRDNKTSQRAIGEAVNLSAPAVQRRIARMEAAGIIRRNIAVIDPASVGQGVTVVVEVQTVNDRSPVIAAAKRLFREAPEVQQCYLVTGKASFILILLVPDMASYEVLSRRLFADNELVQSFQTLVVLDPVKVTLEVDV; the protein is encoded by the coding sequence ATGCGCTCAACAACCGCTCGGCCGCCGGATCAGCTCGACGACCAGGACCGCGCGATCCTGCGCATCCTCCAACGCGACAACAAGACCTCGCAGCGGGCCATCGGGGAGGCGGTCAATCTCTCCGCCCCGGCGGTGCAGCGCCGCATCGCCCGGATGGAGGCGGCCGGCATCATCCGCCGCAACATCGCGGTGATCGATCCGGCCAGCGTCGGCCAGGGCGTGACCGTGGTGGTGGAGGTCCAGACGGTCAACGACCGCTCCCCCGTGATCGCCGCCGCCAAGCGCCTGTTCCGCGAGGCGCCGGAGGTGCAGCAGTGTTATCTGGTCACCGGCAAGGCCAGCTTCATCCTGATCCTGCTGGTCCCGGACATGGCGAGCTACGAGGTCCTGTCGCGCCGCCTGTTCGCCGACAACGAACTGGTGCAGTCCTTCCAGACCCTGGTGGTGCTCGACCCGGTGAAGGTCACCCTGGAGGTGGACGTCTGA